In a single window of the Octopus sinensis linkage group LG1, ASM634580v1, whole genome shotgun sequence genome:
- the LOC115215888 gene encoding general transcription factor II-I repeat domain-containing protein 2-like has product MDSLRNFWIPLVCKRLEVNLCIIHQESLCTKLLGFTDVMKNVVQCVNYIHAQGLNHWQFKAFLEELDLDYFDVVYFSAVRWLSRAAILKRFWNLRKEIGLFMVNKQQDVAYSNDADWLNDIAFLTEITQQLSDLNVKLQGKSQLVNKMFRHICSFEKKLQLFQTELSRTALTHLLRLADRKVEMLDLDCSKYAECWQVVC; this is encoded by the coding sequence ATGGATTCACTAAGAAATTTTTGGATACCATTGGTTTGTAAGAGGTTGGAAGTGAATCTCTGCATTATACACCAGGAAAGCTTGTGCACAAAATTACTTGGCTTTACTGATGTTATGAAAAATGTTGTTCAATGTGTGAATTACATTCATGCTCAAGGACTAAATCATTGGCAATTTAAAGCCTTCTTAGAAGAACTTGACTTGGATTATTTTGATGTTGTGTACTTCTCTGCAGTGCGTTGGCTCAGTAGAGCTGCTATTTTGAAAAGATTTTGGAACCTAAGAAAGGAGATTGGATTATTCATGGTAAATAAGCAACAAGATGTTGCTTATTCAAATGATGCTGATTGGTTAAATGATATTGCTTTCCTAACTGAGATCACACAACAACTTTCAGATTTAAATGTTAAACTACAAGGTAAAAGTCAGCTGGTGAACAAGATGTTTAGGCACATTTGTTCCTTTGAAAAGAAACTACAACTTTTTCAGACTGAGCTGAGTAGAACAGCACTCACTCATTTACTCAGGCTAGCTGACAGAAAAGTAGAAATGCTAGATTTGGATTGTTCCAAATATGCTGAGTGTTGGCAAGTTGTGTGCTGA